In the Lepidochelys kempii isolate rLepKem1 chromosome 4, rLepKem1.hap2, whole genome shotgun sequence genome, ACAGAAGAATGCAAGGAATTTGCACACAAATGGGAGTTTGGGTCTCCTCTCGAACATACCTAAAGAGTAATGGTAAGGTGGAAACAGCTGAAAGACTGTTACACAAGGCTGTTTTTTCTAGTTCAGACTCCTTTTTAGCATTTTTGGCACACAGGAATAGCCCATCACAGGGATGCCAGAGTAGTCACTGATGGGACAAAGGACCATAACCCTGTTCCCAATGAGGGGAGACTTGCTGCAGCCAAAAGGATGGAGAGACTGTGAAAAGGAGATGTCTAATAATAAGAGAAAACAGGCACTAGGATACAACAAGTCAGCCAAGGACCTACTGGCTTTGGAGACAGGCACTCCTATAAAAATCCAGCCATTAGAGAGATGTGAGAAGGAATAGACTTAAGGTGTCGTGAGGGGTGCAGTGGCACCATGTCATAGAAGGGACACATGATCCAAAAGAAACTGGGAACACTTACAAGCCAGCAGCCACAACACCCAGAAAGAACCTACAGAGATATCACCACAAAAAACAGAGACAGAGAACTGTCTGGAGCCAAActccacagggagggagggactccacagagagagagactctcagACAGatgacagagagacagagataggTCCTCCCAGGTTCCTCAACAGGCAACCACACCATCTCAAAGACCATCTGACCAGCTGCGTCTGTGGAAATTGTCAGCAGTAGAGCCCATCAAAATGTGTCCCTTAAAACTTTATTTGCACAGTAAATGCCTTTTAAAccaaaatttacatttttgtacAAAGCTGCtatgttgaaatttttcaaagaattttaaaacaatttttttttgtttcacacTGAAAAATGTAGCTttggaacgggggggttggagagGTTCCccactttctctctttttttagaaaaaacatccctcTCTACTGGAAAAGGGGTGAGAGGAGATGCGGTATTAATTTAGATCAtcggttcccaaactggggggtGCGCCCCCCTGGCAGGGGGTGAAGAaattccgggggggggggggggcgcgaggcTGTGAAATTTACACagaatttaatggaaaaaaaaattatcagcataaaaaattatttatttaatagacCAACAGACAATAAATTATACATATTCTGTGTACATAATAATAACTATTCATAAAATTGTCCATTACAGGCCTATATTATTTAACTACAATAAAGTATTAACAGTCTTCTCATTTTTGGTTATGAATATAAGTAGACAAGAATAAAGGTATAACAaagtacaataataataaaaatacaactaTAAAAGTATATAACTGCAGTGTTTTCAAATTTCATACCATGAaatgcgagtgtgtgtgtgtgtgtgtgtgtaaacaataTTTTGCTTTTCGACGTGTAGGAGTGCTGTTTCGGTTGGTGGGGAGGCCGAAGAACGATGTAGAAAGCAATGGAACTTCTTAAAACTTCCTAGCTTGCTCGCGAGAGTGTTCAAGATTGTTCTATCGTGGGAGTGGTTACCTCCACCACTCACCGCATAAGCCCGGCTAGTTGCCAGACTGGTGGTGGGGTATATATAGGGCAGCACGCATCCGCATGtaatagtagtagtagtaaataAACATTCATAATAACTCAAATTAACTTGCGTCCGTTACTATTCACAAATCAGGAAAATTATTTATATAGATTTTTCTGTATTAGTATATTCTGGCTGTGATTAAGAAAAGGAAGTACAATGAAGACTACATTATGTATGGTTTCACCATCATGGAAAAAAACGGAATCGATCATCCTCAATGTGTAGTATGCCATACAGTTCTCAGCAATGATGCCTTGAGACCTAGTCATCTTGAGCGACACTTGACAAAGAACCACAGCGCTTTGAAAGAGAAACCAAAAGAGATTTTTGCTGCTAAACTTCAAAATTTAAAACGCATGAAGCTGGACACTACTGGAGCTTTTCATCAAGCCTCAGCCAAAGTGGTAGAAGCATCTTATGAACTGTCATTGCTCATCGCTAAAGCCAAGAAAGCGGACATAACAGGAGAAACTCTTGTGGAGCCTTGGTTGTTGAAAGCAACTGATATTGTGCTTGGTGCcgaaagcaagaaaaaaatattggaaattTCGCTTTCTGACAATTCCATGAAACATCGCATCGATGACATGGCAAAAGATCTAAAACTTCAAGTTGTGGAGGCAGTGAAAGTTTCTCCTTTTTCCGCAATTCAGTGCAACGAtaccactgatttcagagtagcagccttgttagtctgtattcacaaaaagacaaggagtacttgtggcgttagtctctaagataccaCTGATGTAGCACAATGCTGTCAGTTGCTCGTCTACATTCGATTCGATAATGATGGAACTGTGAAAGAAGAACTGCTTTTTTCGAAGGAATTGACGACCATATCAAAGGCTTCTGATGTTATGAAAACagtttccaacttttttttttttttgaagaaaatggaCTTTCCTGGGAAAAACTTGTTGGTGTATGAACAGATGATGCTCCAGTGATGCTTGGCTCTTGTTCTGGATTTGCGAcatcagtaaaagaaaaaaatccagctgtAACCACAACTCACTGTGTCATACACAGACAAGCGTTGGCTGCTAAAACCCTTTCAGATGACCTATGTGACTTGTTGAATTTGGCCATCAAAGTTGTCAATTTTGTGAACAGCACTTTTAATTCGAGATTTTTTGCAGTTCTTTGCACTGATTTGGGAGTGGAtcataaaattattttgtttcacaTGGAGGTACGATGGCTTTCCAAAGGGAACATGCCTTCGAGATTATTCTAACTGAAAGATGAAGTGAAAATTTTCCTCAAGCAACAGAAAAAAGAAGAGTTATATCATGCGTTTACGGACCAAACGTTTCAACTTTCACTGGCATACCTGGTGGACATTTTCGAATCTTTGAACAATCTCTCAATTTGAAGCTGCAAggaaacaacactgcaaactctATAGCGCACCACGATGCCATCAAAGCATTTAAGGAAAAAATCAAGCTTTGGAAACATCGAATGCAAGCTCAGACACTAACTTTTTGTCTTTTCCAACATTTCATCACTTGCTGAAAATGAAAGTTTCCAAGAATTTGTAAAGAGGATGCAAAGAACAAAATTGTGTTTCATCTGGACTGCCTTGCTGACAAATTCTTTCACTATTTTCCAGACAACTTTTCCAGCAACCCTGTTCATAAATTAGCACGTAATCTGTTCAATGTTGATGCAATATTTCTGGCAATTAATTAACAAGAACAAGCACTCAAAATGAAATACGATTCAAGTATGAAAGATGTTTTCGAAAACTTAAGCCTGGAGAAATTTTGGATAAAATATTTCCCAATTTACGTGAAAGTTGGAGAAGAAGCGCTACATATTATTCTTCTGTTTTCATTGACGTACCTCTGTGAAAAAAGCTTTTCAAGTTCAGtcataataaaaattaaacaaaagaatCGATTGGATGTCAAAAATTATTTGCGTTGCGCACTTTCATCTTTCAAACCTAGGATTTCCCAACTCGTGAAGAAAATGCAGCATCATCCTTCAcattaaatttgttttgtttatgctatttcttattttaaattacattgttGTTAAATTTTTGTGCCAAGAAAAActatgtgtttatttttaattttaagttacGAATTGAATTTGTTAAAATGGGGGGTTGGATGATGGTAAAGGAGAGGCGGGAGGCATGAGGGTTTCGCGAAAATTAAAAAGGGGGCGGGATgccaaaaagtttgggaaccaatgatttagatggaataaatgggcccaaagagtcaaagatATTGACATGGCCCTGTCCTTGTACAACATTTAAACAAGAgtcagggtttggtatacagagacttcagcctatttagcaccatggcaaacacacatTACACatcattttaactttttattaaagatgcagaaaaagaaaaaaaacagttaaagcatttgaaatataaactattaaataaggctttcattttaaccacATCGctttgtgacaaagtgggaatttttgtaatatttttatgattccCATgcatgcctcaatttccctccATGCTTTGTATTGCTATGAATAAAAGCTGctcttggagcagagcaggggaccCAAGATGTTCTGTCACATAACTGTCTGGGCTGGTATGAATGGGTCCTTAAAGTACTGGTTGAAACCAACAGAAGGTCCTGAAAGACAATGGAAACTCCAATGGCTGGGACATTCACACAAATCAACTAACAGCCACGAGgaagatttccccccacccctctgagggaagcaaagaaaaggCCCCAGTTGGGGAACAAAAGGGAAAGGTGTCAGGTGGCTGGATTAAGAGTGGAGTGCACAGAAATAACAGGACACACACCTGGGATGAAGAAAAAGAGAATAGATGAAAGAGATCCAAGATGGCCTCATCGGCAGCATGGCTCAAGGGAGCCCTGACCTGGCTTTGGACTGTCTGAATTCTGTCTTAACCTTTGCATCTCTGTGCTGACCTAAGGACTTTCAGATTGTGCATGCCAGGTGAACTAATAAATTGTTACCTAGTTTTGAACAGGCTGCCTGGTGTTTCTGCAAATACTCACTAAGAGCATTGTGTCCTGAAGGGGTACAGTACAAGACTCCCATGTGTCTGGTTTGGCTGGACTCACTGCAGGGGGCCACAGAaagacagggactgttggtgCCCAAAGGCCCAGTTTCAGGGTCCTTGAGGCCATAGGCCTGCTCCTGTGGAACTGTATGGGTCCTTGAAGCCCAGCACACTAAAGGGGTCACTCCCAAAAAGGACTGGTTAATGGCTGTAGACCCCGTAGATCTGTGAcacccttgttccctttccctgtagaggtttttttaaggaaatacccccttgtttgacagtcttagCTGGTATTAAAGATGATAATAAATGTCCTTTTTGGTGAAAAGAACAGAGTTAGCTGAGATGCGCGGGACCTACTGTTAAAGTCCCATCCCCTTTCATAGAAGATAAAATAAGACAAATGCATACaaacagggagaaaaaaagaacagcagagatcaaaaatgcagattctgtctctggtgttgactttcagTTACAATATCACTGCTGGAAAAACCAGGCATAGTGCATAGGCTTATCagtcactctgagacctggcaaacttgtaccagcattgggcTACTTAGGGCATTGATTTTTGCTGCCTTTCTATtgacaggcttacagcagtgttgcaaaatatgtaGAATTGGTTGCCTAAGCTAGGCTACAGAAGACAaagggagagggacaggaaagagaataaataaggtggagaagggggggaaaaaacacacagGAGGAAAGCAGGGATCAACATTTTTTTCCATGATCTCCCCCCCGCccaataaaacacacacacacacacacacacacacaaatctaaaTGACCTTTTTCCCCTCAAAGCTTTTTATGAATTATCCCTCTTGTTCCCCCAATGGCTCTACATGGAAGGCAATGAGAGTTTCTCAGCTGTAACTGAGGACAAAATTCTGCTTATAGAATTAGTATTATTGGTGATGATGtttgagaacagaacccagcttgtctctcagaTCCCCAGATAACTGGGTACAGACCCAATCCCAGCTGGTCCTCTTCTCTGGTATCCCCTGCTGCTTCCTTTCTGTCTCATTTCCCTACAGGCCAATCAGAGAAAGGAAGCAAGCAGCAGCAGTAACTCTTACAGAGCCCCCTAATCTTCTCGACATAAGGACCTCAATTGCACTGCTGTGGAGAAATTAACACCCGTATTTCCAGCCTAGTTTTGCAAATCCAAGAGGTCAGCATAAGCTAAACCTCCAAACCACTTGCACTTAAAAAGCATGTCTTTGGCACCATTACTTCTATTTTAGGGTCTGGGAAAAGTGTTGCTGCTGGATGAAATATTACacgattttttttcaaaaaaggaaacatcaaTTTCTTCCCAAATATCTTTTCAAAGAAAGGCACTGTTTGCCTAGCTTGTCTAGTCTGCTCAGTGTCAGAGGATCTCTGCAGAGATTCTCAAGCAGTCTTCTTCAATTAAAGCTAAAAAAATTCAGTAGTCCAAGAGGGATATGCTTTCCAATTAAGGATTAGCATACTTTGACATGAGGTTGTCAATTTCAATTGGTATAAATCAAACTGAAATGTCAAACCACTTGCCATCTGGTTTATACATATCTAATTTGGAAAGTAGCAATGAAACAGCTGAAATACTGCTACTGTGGAAACGATACATGTACAGTAAATGTTACCCAGAGATCTTTTAAATACACAAATTTTGGGGGTAATGTTCCAGTAACTATGGAGTGTGGGTTTACTTCTTTATATGGAGCCAAGTTTATAAGAATAGATCTTATTTGAAAACCAGTACAATGTAGACAACCAgcctttaaaaggaaaaaatatgtaTCTTTTTTTCAGGTCAAGGAAATAAAAGCATTGTAACTAATGAGTCCAGGATCAAGAAATGCAGCACATCAGCCATAtgttttaatttataataaaGATTAAACAGACCGGAAGTAATGAGAGAATGCGATGTAATATCAGAAAGACCAAAAATAAGCCAACCTGTCAGAGAGTTCGGTGTCTGAGCCCAGTAGTGTCTCCCAGTCCTGACAGTCTGTGACTGCATGGCCCAGTGGCAAGAGTCTGTAGCAGCATCGCCCAGTAGTGAGAGTCTGCAATGTTATCACCCAGTGGCAAGAGTCAGTGGGgccagccagggccggctccaggcaccagctttccaagcagatgcttggggcggcattcagaatggggcagcCGTCCGTGTCCCGCGGTGGCAATTTGGCGGCTTCTCCGCCACTCTTCCCGCTGCGGCAGCTtttgggcagcagctctgccGCTCTTCCGGGTGCTgcagcaatttggcggcagctccaccactcttgcggtggcggcaattcggcggcggctgcttggggcagca is a window encoding:
- the FAM200B gene encoding LOW QUALITY PROTEIN: protein FAM200B (The sequence of the model RefSeq protein was modified relative to this genomic sequence to represent the inferred CDS: deleted 4 bases in 2 codons; substituted 6 bases at 6 genomic stop codons), translated to MTVHADEHKPSTREDSSQALEGLPVEKIIPDDILIYILAVIKKRKYNEDYIMYGFTIMEKNGIDHPQCVVCHTVLSNDALRPSHLERHLTKNHSALKEKPKEIFAAKLQNLKRMKLDTTGAFHQASAKVVEASYELSLLIAKAKKADITGETLVEPWLLKATDIVLGAESKKKILEISLSDNSMKHRIDDMAKDLKLQVVEAVKVSPFSAIHLXDTTDVAQCCQLLVYIRFDNDGTVKEELLFSKELTTISKASDVMKTVSNFFFFEENGLSWEKLVGVXTDDAPVMLGSCSGFATSVKEKNPAVTTTHCVIHRQALAAKTLSDDLCDLLNLAIKVVNFVNSTFNSRFFAVLCTDLGVDHKIILFHMEVRWLSKGNMPSRLFXLKDEVKIFLKQQKKEELYHAFTDQTFQLSLAYLVDIFESLNSLNLKLQGNNTANSIAHHDAIKAFKEKIKLWKHRMQAQTLTFCLFQHFITCXKXKFPRICKEDAKNKIVFHLDCLADKFFHYFPDNFSSNPVHKLARNLFNVDAIFLAINXQEQALKMKYDSSMKDVFENLSLEKFWIKYFPIYVKVGEEALHIILLFSLTYLCEKSFSSSVIIKIKQKNRLDVKNYLRCALSSFKPRISQLVKKMQHHPSH